The genomic region CGGATGGCGCGCTTCGTGCTCGCTCACGGCCAGCCGCTGGCGCTTTCGGTGCAGCGCGCCGAAGATCTCGCCATCAATCCTGATCACGCCGTGGCGCGGCAGGTTGCGGCGAGCTCGCATGGGGGTCTGCTGACGCTGGAGCGCACCGCCAACGATCGCGGCGTGATGCGCACGGTGATCACCGTGGACGAGACGCGCGAGACGATCGGATTCTTCGGCTCGACCGCGGCGGCCGAAGGCTGGCGCGTCTGCATCGTCGATACCGTCGACGAGCTCAATCCAAATGCCGCCAACGCGCTGCTGAAAATTCTCGAGGAGCCGCCGCAGCAATCGCTGTTCCTGCTGGTGAGCCACGCGCCGGCGCGCGTGCTCGCCACAATTCAGTCGCGCTGCCGCAAGCTGCGCCTGCGCGCGCTCGCAACCGACGACGTGATTGGAGCAGCCGCAACCGCTGCCGATCTCGACCCGAACGATCCGGCATTGCGCGAGGCGGCGGAGGCGTCCGAGGGCAGCGTCGCGCGGGCGCTGACGCTGCTCGGCGGCGACGCCCTGAAGCTCCAGCAACGCACGGCCGCATTGTTGGCGCGACTGCCGCAGGTCGATCCGCGCGAATTGCACACGCTCGGCGAATCGCTCGGCACAAGCGACCGCGTTGCGCTTGCCGCCTTCATTGACGGCATCGATCGCTGGATCGCGGAACGCCTGCACGCCGACGAGGCCAATGCCAACCAAAATCTGCCGCGCCTTGCGCGTCTAGCTGAGGTATGGGAAAAGATCGTCCGCGCCGCGCGCGACACCGAAACCTACAATCTGGAGCGAAAGCCCTTGGTTTTCTCGGTGTTCGGCTGGCTGGCGGACGCAACGCGCTAGAGCATGATCCGGAAAAGTGTCCAGCGGTTTTCCGGTTGGATCATGCTCAAGACAATAAACTAACGCAGATTCGTTTCCCAATTTCGAGAAGCCGGTAAAGGAATTCGTCGTGGCAACGCGAGCTAAGAAAACCGCTAAGGGCAAGAGCAGCAAGAAGAAGGCTGCCACGAAGGCCGTCAAGAAAGCCGCGAAGAAGGCTGTGAAGGCGCGCGCGCGCAAAGCTGCCAAGAACGTCAAGAAAGCCACGAAGACCAAAGAGGCGGCCGCCAAAAAAACCGGGAAGAAGAGCGCCGCGAAGACGGCAAAGAAGGCAGCGAAGAAGCAGGTCGTCGCCAAGAAGACGGTGAAGACAGGAACCAAAAAGCCAGCCAAGGCTTCGGCGAAGAACAAGGCCTCGGCGAAAAACAAGGCCCCGGCGAAGAAGATAGCCAAGACGGCGAGGGTGGCTGCGCCCGCAGTGACCGCCGCACCAGCTCCTGTCGCGACGCCGCCGAAGACTGCGAAGCCCGATGTATCGAAACCCAAGGCCCCGCGCGCGCCGAAGTCCATCGCAGCGCCGCACGCCAACACGCCCGTGGCCGTCCCCGCGCGCGACAACGTCTTCTACATCACGACTGCGATCGCCTATCCCAATGGCAGCCCGCATATCGGCCACGCCTATGAGGCGATCGCGACCGATACGTTGGCGCGCTTCGCGCGACTCGACGGCAAGGATGTGTTCTTCCTGACCGGCACCGACGAGCACGGCCAGAAGATGGTTCAGACCGCGGCCGGCGAAAAAATGTCCGTCTCGGAGCTCGCCGCCCGCAATGCCGGCCGTTTCAAGCAAATGGACGAGCGCCTGAACGTGTCGTTCGACCGCTTCATCCGCACCACCGAGGAGCAGCATCACCGCTCTAGCCAGGAGATCTGGCGGCGCATGGAAGCGAACGGGGATATCTATGCCGACATCTATGCCGGCTGGTATTCCGTGCGCGACGAAGCCTATTACGCGGAGGACGAGACGCGCCTGAACGAGGACGGCGTGAGGCTCGGGCCGCAGGGCACGCCGGTCGAATGGGTCGAGGAGAAGAGCTACTTTTTCCGCCTGTCGGCCTATCAGGACAAGCTGCTCAAGCTGTACGAGACGCAGCCCAATTTCATTGGGCCCGACTCCCGCAAGAACGAGGTGGTGAGCTTCGTCAAGGGTGGCCTGCGCGACCTCTCGATCTCGCGCACGACGTTCGACTGGGGTGTCAAGGTGCCCGGCGACGAAGATCACGTGATGTATGTCTGGGTCGACGCGCTCACCAACTACATCACCGGCGTCGGCTTCCCCGACGAGAGCGACAACAACTGGCGTTATTGGCCTGCCGACGTGCACATCATCGGCAAGGACATCATCCGCTTCCATGCGGTGTACTGGCCGGCTTTCCTGCTGTCGGCCGGGATCCCCCTCCCGAAGCGGGTCTATGCCCATGGCTTCCTGTTCAGCAGGGGCGAGAAGATGTCGAAGTCGGTCGGCAACGTGGTCGATCCCTTTAACCTCGCCGACCAGTACGGCGTCGACCAGATGCGCTATTTCTTTCTGCGCGAGGTGCCGTTCGGCCAGGACGGCAACTACAATCACGAGGCCATCGTCGCGCGCATCAATGCCGATCTCGCCAACGATCTCGGCAACCTCGCGCAACGCTCGCTGTCGATGATCGCGAAGCAGCTCGGCGGCGTGCTCCCGGAGCCCGGCGAATTCAGCGACAACGACAAGGCGATCCTGTCACAAGCAGACGGCATGCTCGCGGCGTCCCGCGAAGCGATGGCGACGCAGCAAATCCATCACTGGCTCAATGCCGTGTGGGCCGTGGTCGCGGAAGCCAACCGCTATTTCGCGGGCGAAGCGCCGTGGGCACTCGCCAAGACCGATCCTGTCAGGCAGAGGACGGTGCTCTACGTCACCGCCGAAGTCGTGCGCCAGATCGCAATCCTGGCCCAGCCGGCGATGCCGACGGCCTCGGGATTGCTGCTGAACAGCCTCGGTATCCCCGAAGCGGAGCGCAACTTCGCCGCGCTTGGTGGCGCAACGCGCATCGCGCCCGGTACGACGCTGCCCGCGCCGACGCCGGCCTTCCCCCGCTATATCGAGCCGGCAGCCTAAAGGCGTTCGCACCATGCTGGTCGACAGCCACTGCCATTTGGATTTTCCGGATTTTGCGGAGGATCTCGACGGGATCGTGTCGCGGGCGCGAGCGGCCGGCATCGGCCGCATGGTCACGATCTCGACGCGGGTGAGGAAACTGAACCAGCTTTTGGCCATCTCCGAGCGCTATGACGACGTCTATTGCTCGGTCGGCACCCATCCGCATAACGCTGATGAAGAAGACGGCATCGCGCCGGACGAGCTGATCGCTTTGACGCAGCATCCCAAGGTCGTCGCGCTCGGCGAAGCCGGGCTCGACTATTTCTACGACAACGGCTCGCCGGAGGCGCAGGCGAGGGGCTTTCGTGCCCACATCGCCGCCGCCCGCGCCACCGGCCTGCCGCTGGTGATCCACACCCGCGAGGCTGACCAGGATTGCGGCCGTATCCTTGAAGAGGAGACGGCAAAGGGATCGTTTCGCGCGGTGTTGCATTGTTACACCGGCGGGCGCGAGTTGGCGCTGAAGGCGGTCTCGCTCGGGCTCTATATCGGCTTCACGGGCATCCTGACCTTCAAGAAGTCCGAGGCCTTGCGCGCGCTTGCGGCCGAACTGCCGTCCGACCGTATTCTGGTTGAAACAGACTCGCCCTACCTTGCGCCGGGCAAGTACCGGGGCAAGCGCAACGAACCGGCCTATGTGGTCGAGGTCGCAAAAGTGCTCGCCGAAACACGCGGCGTGTCGTTTGACGAGATCTCGCGCCAGACAAGCGAAAACTTCTTTCGCCTGTTCTCCAGGGTGAAACCTTAGAACTGGGAGCCGCATGACGCTGACGCTGACGATCCTGGGCTGCGGCTCCTCCGCCGGCGTGCCGCGTCCGGCACTCGGCTGGGGTGCCTGCGATCCCAACAATCCCAAGAACCGCCGTCGCCGCTGTTCGCTGCTGGTCGAGCAGACATCGGGCGAGGGCACCACGCGTATCGTGATCGACACCTCGCCGGACCTGCGCGAGCAATTGCTCTCGACCAATGTCGACCACATCGATGCCGTGTTCCTGACCCACGAGCACGCCGATCAGACCCACGGCATGGACGACCTGCGTTCGGTCGTGATGCACATGCGCCGGCGGATTCCGACCTATCTCAATCAGACGACTGCGAACGACATCATGTCGCGGTTCTCCTATTGCTTCGTCTCACCGGCGGGCAGCGACTATCCGCCGATCCTGACGGCGCAGTCGATCGAGGCCGGTGACAGCCAGACCATTCAGGGGAAGGGCGGCCAGGTGACGATGACGGCCTTCCTGGTGCAGCACGGCAACATTCCCGCGCTGGGCTATCGCATCGGCGATGCCGCCTACACGCCCGATCTCAACGACATCCCACGCGAGAGCTGGGGCGCCCTGGAAAATCTGGATCTCTGGATCGTCGATGGCCTGCGCTACACCAGCCATGTCAGCCATTTCAGCATCAACGACGCGTTGTCCTGGATCGAGCGCTTCAGGCCGAAGCGCGCCGTCATCACCAACATGACGGCCGACGTCGATTATGAGGTGATCCGGCAGTCGCTGCCGGCGGGAGTGGTGCCCGCGTATGACGGGCTGCGGCTGGAGACCCGCTGAACCTGCGGGGGAAATTCCGGCGAGAGCCGGCATACTCCTTGCTTGCGCTAGCCCCATCATGTTGATCTAACGTCTGAAAGACAGGCGCTGGGCAGGGGCGATATTCATGCAGGACCGGCGCGCGACGTGCGATCGCCGGGACCTTCTGAATCGCTTCGTATGAGGATGGGGATCGCGTTGGCAGGGGACGATGTCACGAGCCGGGGGCCGGTGCGACGCGCGCTAGATCTCCTTTATCTCGGTGCGGGCTGCGCCGCCGGCGCCTTCATGGTTGCGATCTTTGCAATCATGATGATCATGTCGATCGGGCGCCAGTTTGCGGTCAACATTCCCGCCGGCGATGATTTCGCCTCATGGTGCATGGCCGCGATGGCATTCCTCGGCCTCGCTCACACCTTCAAGCGCGGAGAGATGATCCGGGTCGGCCTGTTGCTGGAGCGTCTGCATGGGCGCTCCAAACAGGTGGCGGAGGTCGTGGCCCTTGGTATTGCCGCCGCTTTCATCCTCTATTTCACCCGGCATGCCGTGCAGATGACCTACGATTCCTGGCGCTTCAACGACGTGGCGCAGGGCGTCGTCGCGCTTCCGCTCTGGATTCCGCAGCTCGGGTTTTCCGGCGGACTCGTGATCCTCTCGATCGCGCTCATTGATGAAATGGTCAGTGTCATCAGCGGCAACCGGCCGAGCTACGAGAAGGGCTCGCCGGACGAGACCCGGACGAATTCATCGAGCGGATATCGCAGGGCGGCGGAGGTTGACGATGGCCAATCTCGGCATGATCGAACTATCGTTCATTCTGCTCGGCGTCATGATCGTGCTGCTGGGAAGTGGCATCTGGATCGCGGTTTCGCTGGGGCTTGTCGGCTTCGTGGCGATGGCGCTGACCACGAGCCTGCCGCTCGGCTCCGTGCTTGCGACCACGACATGGAGCGCAAGCTCGTCATGGACGCTGGCTGCGCTGCCGTTGTTCATCTGGATGGGCGAGATCCTCTTCCGCACCAAATTATCCGAGGAAATGTTCCGGGGCCTGTCGCCCTGGGTGCAGTGGCTGCCGGGGCGTCTGACCCATGTCAACGTGATCGGCTGCGGCATCTTCGCGGCAGTGTCGGGTTCGTCGGCGGCGACCTGTGCGACCATCGGCAAGATCGCGCTGCCCGAACTGGACAAGCGTGGTTACGATAAGGGCTTGAGTCTAGGCTCGCTCGCGGGCTCCGGCACGCTCGGCCTGCTGATCCCGCCGTCGATCCCGATGGTGGTCTATGCGGTCACCGCGAATGTCTCCGTGCTTCAGGTGTTCCTCGGCGGCTTCCTGCCGGGCGTGCTCGTGATGGTGCTCTATTCGGGCTACATCATCATCTGGTCGCTGCTGAACCCGAAGAAGATTCCGCCGCGCGATCCCCCGATGCCGTTCCGCCAGAAGCTGCGCGAGTCGGCCAGGCTTGCGCCCTGCCTGTTGCTGATCCTGGCAGTCTTCCTCTCCCTCGTGCTCGGCTTCGCGACGGCGACGGAATGCGCCGCCTGGGGCGTTTCGGGCGCGCTGCTGCTGGCGTGGTGGAGCCGCACGCTCACGCGCAAGAACTTCCTCGAGAGCATCATGAGCGCGACGCGCCTGACCTGCATGATCATGCTGATCCTGGCAGGCGCTGCCTATACGACCGCAGCGATGGCCTATACGGGCATTCCGGCGGCGCTCGCCACCTGGGTCCAGGGCCAGCAGCTGACGCCGGGCATGCTCGCGCTGTATCTGAGCATCATGTACATAATCCTTGGATGCCTGATCGACGGCATCTCGATGATCGTTCTGACCGCCGTGATCGTGCTGCCGATGGTCAAGCAGGCCGGTCTCGACCTGGTCTGGTTCGGCGTCTATCTCATCATCCACGTGGAGATGGCGCAGATCACGCCGCCGGTCGGTTTCAATCTGTTCGTGCTCCAGAACATGAGCGGGCGTGATACCTT from Bradyrhizobium lupini harbors:
- a CDS encoding TatD family hydrolase, which encodes MLVDSHCHLDFPDFAEDLDGIVSRARAAGIGRMVTISTRVRKLNQLLAISERYDDVYCSVGTHPHNADEEDGIAPDELIALTQHPKVVALGEAGLDYFYDNGSPEAQARGFRAHIAAARATGLPLVIHTREADQDCGRILEEETAKGSFRAVLHCYTGGRELALKAVSLGLYIGFTGILTFKKSEALRALAAELPSDRILVETDSPYLAPGKYRGKRNEPAYVVEVAKVLAETRGVSFDEISRQTSENFFRLFSRVKP
- a CDS encoding TRAP transporter large permease: MANLGMIELSFILLGVMIVLLGSGIWIAVSLGLVGFVAMALTTSLPLGSVLATTTWSASSSWTLAALPLFIWMGEILFRTKLSEEMFRGLSPWVQWLPGRLTHVNVIGCGIFAAVSGSSAATCATIGKIALPELDKRGYDKGLSLGSLAGSGTLGLLIPPSIPMVVYAVTANVSVLQVFLGGFLPGVLVMVLYSGYIIIWSLLNPKKIPPRDPPMPFRQKLRESARLAPCLLLILAVFLSLVLGFATATECAAWGVSGALLLAWWSRTLTRKNFLESIMSATRLTCMIMLILAGAAYTTAAMAYTGIPAALATWVQGQQLTPGMLALYLSIMYIILGCLIDGISMIVLTAVIVLPMVKQAGLDLVWFGVYLIIHVEMAQITPPVGFNLFVLQNMSGRDTLTVARAAFPFFVLLLAAVFIITEYPQIVMFLPKLAFPD
- the metG gene encoding methionine--tRNA ligase, whose protein sequence is MATRAKKTAKGKSSKKKAATKAVKKAAKKAVKARARKAAKNVKKATKTKEAAAKKTGKKSAAKTAKKAAKKQVVAKKTVKTGTKKPAKASAKNKASAKNKAPAKKIAKTARVAAPAVTAAPAPVATPPKTAKPDVSKPKAPRAPKSIAAPHANTPVAVPARDNVFYITTAIAYPNGSPHIGHAYEAIATDTLARFARLDGKDVFFLTGTDEHGQKMVQTAAGEKMSVSELAARNAGRFKQMDERLNVSFDRFIRTTEEQHHRSSQEIWRRMEANGDIYADIYAGWYSVRDEAYYAEDETRLNEDGVRLGPQGTPVEWVEEKSYFFRLSAYQDKLLKLYETQPNFIGPDSRKNEVVSFVKGGLRDLSISRTTFDWGVKVPGDEDHVMYVWVDALTNYITGVGFPDESDNNWRYWPADVHIIGKDIIRFHAVYWPAFLLSAGIPLPKRVYAHGFLFSRGEKMSKSVGNVVDPFNLADQYGVDQMRYFFLREVPFGQDGNYNHEAIVARINADLANDLGNLAQRSLSMIAKQLGGVLPEPGEFSDNDKAILSQADGMLAASREAMATQQIHHWLNAVWAVVAEANRYFAGEAPWALAKTDPVRQRTVLYVTAEVVRQIAILAQPAMPTASGLLLNSLGIPEAERNFAALGGATRIAPGTTLPAPTPAFPRYIEPAA
- a CDS encoding DNA polymerase III subunit delta', with amino-acid sequence MSPRQTERETAMSHPRETSVLFGHREAETALLAAYRSGRIPHAWLIGGPQGIGKATLAYRMARFVLAHGQPLALSVQRAEDLAINPDHAVARQVAASSHGGLLTLERTANDRGVMRTVITVDETRETIGFFGSTAAAEGWRVCIVDTVDELNPNAANALLKILEEPPQQSLFLLVSHAPARVLATIQSRCRKLRLRALATDDVIGAAATAADLDPNDPALREAAEASEGSVARALTLLGGDALKLQQRTAALLARLPQVDPRELHTLGESLGTSDRVALAAFIDGIDRWIAERLHADEANANQNLPRLARLAEVWEKIVRAARDTETYNLERKPLVFSVFGWLADATR
- a CDS encoding MBL fold metallo-hydrolase produces the protein MTLTLTILGCGSSAGVPRPALGWGACDPNNPKNRRRRCSLLVEQTSGEGTTRIVIDTSPDLREQLLSTNVDHIDAVFLTHEHADQTHGMDDLRSVVMHMRRRIPTYLNQTTANDIMSRFSYCFVSPAGSDYPPILTAQSIEAGDSQTIQGKGGQVTMTAFLVQHGNIPALGYRIGDAAYTPDLNDIPRESWGALENLDLWIVDGLRYTSHVSHFSINDALSWIERFRPKRAVITNMTADVDYEVIRQSLPAGVVPAYDGLRLETR